Proteins encoded by one window of Salvia splendens isolate huo1 chromosome 14, SspV2, whole genome shotgun sequence:
- the LOC121763435 gene encoding uncharacterized protein LOC121763435, with protein sequence MFGWLDCCNSHSESYCEEFAEEFDTFSLPSPLPQWPKGKDFGTGKICLGEIEVVKITNFDKIWSCNPSRGKAKGVSFYRPVEFPDGFFSLGDCCEPSNKKSRGCYALAAKCASLDATGSLESSPLEKPLDYTLVWSSESHRDDGCGYVWSPNPPEGYKAMGFVVTVEPNEPDVEEVRCVRVDLTESCEIGEVLFDNNSLLSRDQFYVWETRPCERGMCCNGVPVGTFFCSRDRNWNDELSVSCLRNLDPSLRAMPTLEQIHALVEHYGPTLYFHPDEVYLPSSVSWFFENGALLYQQGKEKGLAIDSKGTVLPGGGENDKEFWLDLPDVDGGGDYVKRGNIESAELYVHVKPVSGGTFTDVAMWIFCPFNGPSSIKAGLWSYTFDRIGQHVGDWEHFTLRLSNFDGELQSVYFSEHSGGGWLDASELEFAEGNKAVVYASKHGHASFPHEGCYIQGSSKLGIGARNDCAKSKYSVDSSTRYRVVAAEYLGDRVVSEPYWLQYMREWGPTVVYDSASELEKILNHLPFFIRFSVENLIELFPTELYGEEGPTGPKEKDNWFGDERC encoded by the exons ATGTTTGGGTGGTTGGATTGCTGCAACTCACATTCTGAGAGTTATTGTGAGGAATTTGCAGAGGAATTCGACACTTTCTCTTTGCCTTCACCCCTTCCGCAATGGCCTAAAG GTAAAGATTTTGGTACGGGGAAGATATGCTTAGGTGAAATCGAAGTCgtaaaaatcacaaattttgatAAGATATGGAGCTGTAATCCTTCGCGTGGGAAGGCGAAAGGGGTGAGTTTCTATAGACCCGTTGAGTTCCCGGATGGTTTTTTCAGCCTCGGTGACTGCTGTGAGCCGAGCAATAAGAAGTCGAGAGGCTGCTATGCTCTTGCAGCCAAATGTGCCTCCTTAGATGCAACGGGATCGCTAGAGTCTTCGCCTCTTGAAAAGCCTCTAGACTACACTCTAGTTTGGAGTTCAGAGTCGCATCGTGATGATGGATGTGGTTATGTTTGGTCTCCCAATCCACCCGAAGGCTATAAAGCCATGGGGTTTGTAGTTACGGTCGAGCCTAATGAACCTGACGTTGAAGAAGTGCGATGCGTCCGGGTTGACCTAACTGAGAGTTGTGAGATTGGTGAGGTTTTGTTCGATAACAATTCACTGCTGTCGAGGGATCAATTCTATGTTTGGGAGACGAGGCCGTGCGAACGAGGGATGTGTTGCAATGGTGTCCCCGTAGGGACATTCTTCTGTAGTCGAGATAGGAATTGGAACGATGAGCTGAGCGTTTCATGTTTGAGAAATCTTGATCCTTCGCTGCGTGCAATGCCGACTCTGGAACAGATTCATGCGCTCGTCGAGCACTACGGCCCTACGCTTTACTTCCACCCGGATGAGGTCTATTTGCCATCGTCCGTCTCTTGGTTCTTTGAAAACGGAGCGCTTTTGTACCAACAGGGGAAGGAGAAGGGCTTAGCCATCGATTCTAAAGGCACGGTTTTGCCCGGTGGTGGGGAGAACGACAAAGAGTTCTGGCTCGACCTACCCGACGTTGACGGAGGCGGGGACTATGTGAAACGTGGTAACATCGAGAGCGCCGAGCTTTACGTTCACGTTAAGCCGGTTTCCGGAGGGACTTTCACGGACGTCGCGATGTGGATTTTCTGCCCCTTCAACGGTCCATCGTCAATCAAAGCCGGGCTGTGGAGCTACACGTTCGACCGAATTGGCCAGCACGTCGGCGACTGGGAGCACTTCACCCTCCGTTTGAGCAACTTCGACGGAGAGCTCCAAAGCGTGTATTTCTCCGAGCACAGCGGCGGAGGGTGGCTAGATGCCTCCGAGCTCGAGTTCGCCGAGGGAAACAAAGCGGTTGTGTACGCGTCGAAACACGGGCATGCGAGCTTCCCTCACGAGGGATGCTACATTCAGGGCTCTAGCAAGCTTGGAATCGGAGCAAGGAATGATTGTGCTAAGAGCAAGTATTCCGTAGACTCGAGCACCCGATACCGGGTCGTGGCGGCCGAGTATCTTGGAGACCGAGTCGTTTCGGAGCCATATTGGCTCCAGTACATGAGAGAGTGGGGCCCTACGGTTGTTTATGACTCAGCATCTGAACTTGAGAAGATACTCAACCACCTACCCTTTTTCATTAGGTTTTCCGTCGAAAATCTTATAGAGCTGTTTCCGACTGAACTCTACGGCGAGGAGGGGCCTACGGGGCCGAAGGAGAAGGACAATTGGTTTGGGGACGAGAGGTGTTAA
- the LOC121764544 gene encoding uncharacterized protein LOC121764544, with protein sequence MEPQAPNTIGSSLVMESCISGQSAPQLKNSYSLEINIISAQDLAPVSKSMQPYAVSWIYPDRKNITQIDQEGQKNPKWNEKFNFRLKDGMPEDATITVEIYTLSWFRDVLVGNVSVPIRDLIAPLAQTSANSNKNTRFVTLQIRTSSGSPQGILNIGVTLRDGASIKSSPLNRGLLEEHGNSPIDEHKKELISKIEMWRSMSTGSGPQIEDFTLKPGSIVNGSMCDNGSEICSDIGPSASVVAAEMAMKLMPPPPPPPRRKRGGAGAHSDDSSSILGDMTLEQAKARGYQVMTKDRWRRMAANDGDDSELSVRHTKPGREGSLFSCFAVGIEFTIVCGSSKNPINNKTSSKKKKSGDKK encoded by the coding sequence ATGGAGCCCCAAGCGCCCAACACGATCGGCTCTTCCCTCGTGATGGAATCGTGCATCTCAGGCCAATCTGCACCGCAACTGAAAAACTCTTATTCGTTGGAGATTAACATAATCTCCGCTCAGGACTTGGCTCCGGTCTCCAAATCCATGCAACCTTATGCGGTATCATGGATTTACCCTGATCGTAAGAACATTACCCAAATCGACCAAGAAGGCCAGAAAAATCCTAAGTGGAACGAGAAATTCAACTTCCGCCTAAAAGATGGCATGCCCGAGGACGCAACGATCACTGTGGAGATCTACACGCTCTCCTGGTTTCGTGATGTCCTGGTGGGCAATGTCAGTGTCCCAATCCGCGATCTCATCGCGCCATTGGCCCAAACGTCAGCCAACTCCAATAAAAACACGCGTTTCGTCACGCTCCAAATTCGGACCTCGTCTGGCTCCCCGCAGGGCATACTCAACATCGGGGTAACCCTGCGGGACGGCGCCTCCATCAAAAGCTCGCCGCTTAACCGGGGTCTCCTAGAAGAACACGGAAACTCGCCGATCGATGAACATAAAAAGGAACTAATCTCCAAAATCGAAATGTGGCGATCGATGAGCACCGGGTCTGGCCCGCAAATCGAGGACTTCACACTGAAGCCTGGCTCCATCGTCAACGGCTCGATGTGTGACAACGGCTCCGAGATATGCTCCGACATCGGGCCGTCCGCCTCCGTGGTGGCGGCGGAGATGGCCATGAAGCTAATGCCTCCCCCGCCACCACCGCCACGGAGGAAACGCGGCGGCGCCGGCGCGCATAGCGACGATTCTAGCTCGATCCTAGGGGATATGACACTTGAGCAAGCCAAAGCTAGAGGGTACCAAGTCATGACCAAAGATAGGTGGCGGAGGATGGCGGCGAACGACGGCGACGACTCGGAATTGTCGGTCCGGCACACGAAACCGGGCCGCGAGGGCAGCCTATTTTCTTGCTTCGCCGTCGGCATCGAGTTTACGATAGTCTGCGGCTCTAGCAAGAATCCAATCAACAACAAAACgagcagcaagaagaagaaatccGGCGACAAAAAGTGA
- the LOC121763368 gene encoding protein PHOSPHATE STARVATION RESPONSE 1-like encodes MAPALFKKKRSNEVEASGALSRSLHVLPALSEEKYPKLPDSPQVTLTHELTTDLLTSDTRTAGHSFSSASVSLTHSSSFSPDLSRLRVPPFISEALNDRGSFHSSQSSPTVARDGQPESKDVSWTIDTSDAPPPHHRGVVPSDDSARKTDWREWADQLVTPDDTLDLNLSDLLVDVNVPDLDAKLLELPPNFATHQPQIQERRLLTVSTAQTLPAVASPCPSPATKARMRWTPELHEVFSEAVKKLGGGERATPKGVLKLMNVEGLTIYHVKSHLQKYRTARHKPESSEGTPEKKTRNLAETASLDLKTAMEITEALRLQMEVQKQLHDQLEIQRNLQLRIEEQGKHLELMFEQQRKMEEDKQNASSSNRDDNSPSPMAETQPCVGKTDAESSAKVPSPLEHSEKESSEDHEANAGGESSPPTKRAKIEETEESPKKSVDVMI; translated from the exons ATGGCTCCTGCATTATTCAAGAAAAAGCGTTCAAATGAAGTCGAAGCCTCTGGAGCTCTGTCGAGATCTCTGCACGTTCTACCTGCACTCTCTGAAGAAAAGTACCCCAAGCTTCCTGATTCGCCACAGGTTACGTTAACGCACGAACTGACCACTGACCTACTAACATCCGACACCAGAACAGCCGGGCATTCATTCTCATCGGCCTCTGTTAGTCTTACTCATTCCTCCTCCTTCTCGCCTGACTTAAGCCGTTTGAGAGTTCCCCCTTTCATCTCCGAGGCATTGAACGACAGGGGATCTTTCCACTCGAGCCAATCCTCCCCTACTGTTGCTAGAGATGGCCAGCCGGAAAGTAAAGACGTTTCGTGGACTATAGATACCTCGGATGCACCTCCTCCCCACCACAGAGGCGTGGTGCCATCGGATGACTCGGCTAGGAAAACAGACTGGCGGGAGTGGGCCGATCAGTTAGTCACACCGGACGACACGCTTGATTTGAACTTGAGTGATCTTCTCGTTGATGTCAATGTTCCAGATCTTGATGCCAAG CTGCTGGAATTGCCACCAAACTTCGCGACGCACCAACCTCAGATCCAGGAGCGTCGCCTTCTTACAGTTTCTACTGCGCAGACGCTTCCTGCGGTCGCCTCTCCATGTCCTTCGCCAGCAACCAAGGCACGGATGCGTTGGACGCCTGAGCTGCACGAAGTTTTCTCAGAGGCTGTTAAGAAACTAGGTGGTGGTGAAC GAGCTACGCCAAAAGGCGTCTTGAAGCTCATGAACGTTGAAGGCCTCACAATCTACCACGTGAAGAGCCACTTGCAGAAATACAGAACCGCGAGGCACAAGCCGGAGTCCTCTGAAG GAACACCGGAAAAGAAAACGAGGAATCTTGCTGAAACGGCATCTCTGGACCTGAAGAC TGCAATGGAGATAACCGAAGCGCTCAGATTGCAGATGGAAGTTCAGAAGCAGCTTCATGACCAGCTTGAG ATTCAAAGAAATCTGCAGCTTCGGATCGAAGAACAAGGGAAGCATCTCGAGTTGATGTTCGAGCAGCAACGGAAGATGGAGGAAGATAAACAGAACGCCTCATCGTCAAATAGAGACGATAACAGCCCATCACCGATGGCAGAAACACAACCTTGTGTTGGTAAAACTGACGCAGAATCCAGCGCCAAAGTGCCCTCGCCTCTCGAGCATTCGGAAAAGGAGTCCTCCGAGGACCATGAGGCGAATGCAGGTGGCGAAAGCAGCCCCCCGACGAAACGAGCCAAGATCGAAGAGACAGAAGAATCTCCCAAGAAATCAGTTGATGTCATGATCTGA
- the LOC121765832 gene encoding protein IQ-DOMAIN 1-like has translation MGKRRFLFSAVKKAITCQSKQKQEKRTRKGRGCFRRQQSVNMEAVGAEKAVVLRETPPPTQEVKLHEAESEQKLHEAESEQNRHAYSVALVTAMAAEAAVAAANAAAEVVRLRAAAHGSGETKEEMASIKIQAAFRGYVARRVLRALRGLMRLKTVVGGKSVERQAAASLKCMQTMARLQSEIRARRTLLLEENPSVHKQNGRIRDDDLDKSRAFKGENWDQSCRSKEQIEAEMNYKQEAARRRERALAYAYSHQTLKNPSDSTNQAFVDPINPGWGWSWLERWMSARPWEKGDVAEYEAVAKAASGRAIAIRGDTKVQSLTAQGGRRPPGRQSPSTPKSRVGGRIRPWSPREVLVTDDDSRSLNSTQSEQCRRRSSYAGSSLRDNESLGSSPAVPGYMAYTESARARSRLPSPQGSETGGSAKKRLSFSGSPARPRRHSTPTRSGAS, from the exons ATGGGGAAGAGAAGGTTTCTGTTTTCAGCAGTGAAGAAAGCTATTACTTGCCAATCcaaacaaaaacaagaaaag AGGACTAGGAAAGGAAGAGGATGTTTCAGGAGGCAACAGAGCGTGAATATGGAGGCTGTCGGTGCGGAGAAGGCCGTTGTCCTTCGAGAAACTCCACCTCCAACGCAGGAGGTGAAGTTGCACGAGGCGGAGAGCGAACAGAAGTTGCACGAGGCGGAGAGCGAACAGAATAGGCACGCCTATTCTGTTGCTCTCGTGACTGCCATGGCTGCTGAGGCGGCCGTTGCAGCAGCCAACGCTGCTGCAGAGGTCGTCCGCCTCAGAGCCGCAGCGCATGGCTCGGGCGAGACGAAGGAAGAGATGGCCTCCATCAAGATTCAGGCAGCTTTCCGAGGTTATGTG GCAAGGAGAGTTTTGAGGGCTCTGAGAGGCCTAATGAGGCTGAAAACTGTGGTGGGAGGGAAGTCGGTCGAGAGGCAGGCGGCCGCGAGCTTGAAGTGTATGCAGACGATGGCTCGTCTGCAATCTGAGATTCGTGCAAGGCGAACCTTGTTGTTGGAGGAGAATCCGTCCGTTCACAAACAGAACGGGCGGATTCGTGACGATGATCTCGATAAGTCCAGAGCATTT AAAGGGGAAAATTGGGATCAAAGTTGTCGATCTAAAGAGCAGATTGAGGCAGAGATGAATTATAAGCAGGAAGCTGctagaagaagagagagagccTTAGCTTATGCATATTCACATCAG ACACTTAAAAATCCTTCGGATTCCACGAACCAAGCATTCGTGGATCCGATCAATCCCGGGTGGGGATGGAGCTGGTTGGAGAGGTGGATGTCCGCGCGGCCGTGGGAGAAGGGCGACGTGGCCGAGTACGAAGCGGTAGCGAAGGCAGCCTCGGGCCGCGCCATTGCTATTCGTGGAGACACGAAGGTCCAGTCTCTGACTGCCCAGGGAGGCCGGCGGCCTCCCGGTAGGCAGTCACCATCAACTCCCAAGTCGAGGGTCGGAGGGAGGATTAGGCCTTGGAGCCCGAGGGAGGTTCTTGTCACGGATGATGACTCGAGGAGCCTGAATAGCACCCAGTCCGAGCAATGCCGGAGGCGGAGTAGCTATGCTGGCTCATCGTTGAGAGACAACGAGAGCCTTGGTAGCTCGCCTGCAGTTCCAGGCTACATGGCCTACACGGAGTCCGCACGGGCTAGGTCACGGTTGCCTAGCCCGCAGGGGTCGGAGACGGGCGGTTCTGCAAAGAAACGACTGTCTTTCTCCGGTTCCCCTGCTCGACCTAGGAGGCATTCGACTCCCACGAGGTCGGGTGCTAGCTAG
- the LOC121763650 gene encoding F-box/kelch-repeat protein At3g23880-like: MEEETRSNPQTQSPIHTPDQIQSRPTKIRRETPNFPEEIIAEILSRLPVKSLLRFLSVSRSWRRLISSRHFIDAHLLISSKDPIFSRQRAIATVLLPFYTLKHCSLHSLIAGAAADAADLEYPMKNPRNSVRVVGSCNGLVCIAVNGKHFFIWNPSTRKYRKLPDADDDLKRGLFITKYGFGYVEANDDYKVVGFLSGFCNGGRYESVVKIYSLRLDSWKMIDVFKDGLPFDDSGKFVSGSLHWGRRFGVDSKWEIVSFDLGNESRGIVNEPSYLDRGFVPSLGVIGGSLCVMCDYPKISVDVWVLKVYGVSDSWMKLVVIPYLDDPWKGPYSTPLCVGGKGEILLVYGSGFVVYDVKEGSFRRPKIRNIDTFLEADVYVESLVSIDL, translated from the coding sequence ATGGAAGAAGAAACCAGATCAAATCCCCAAACCCAATCCCCAATCCACACCCCCGATCAAATCCAATCCAGACCTACCAAAATCCGCCGCGAAACCCCCAATTTCCCCGAAGAAATCATCGCCGAAATCCTCTCCCGCCTCCCCGTCAAATCCCTCCTCCGCTTCCTCTCCGTCTCCCGGTCATGGCGCCGCCTCATCTCCAGCCGCCACTTCATCGACGCACACCTCCTGATCTCATCCAAAGATCCGATCTTTTCCCGCCAGAGAGCGATCGCCACCGTGCTCCTGCCGTTCTACACCCTGAAGCACTGCTCCCTCCATTCCCTCATCGCCGGCGCGGCGGCGGACGCCGCCGATTTAGAATATCCGATGAAGAATCCTCGCAATTCGGTCCGCGTCGTCGGCAGCTGCAATGGGCTCGTCTGCATCGCCGTCAATGGCAAGCATTTCTTCATATGGAATCCCTCCACAAGAAAGTATCGGAAGTTGCCCGATGCGGATGATGATTTGAAGAGGGGTTTGTTCATCACTAAATATGGATTTGGATATGTTGAAGCTAACGATGATTATAAGGTTGTTGGATTCTTGTCTGGATTTTGCAATGGTGGGAGGTATGAGAGTGTGGTGAAGATCTATAGCTTGAGGCTTGATTCTTGGAAAATGATTGATGTGTTTAAGGATGGTTTGCCCTTTGATGATAGTGGCAAGTTTGTGAGTGGGAGCCTTCATTGGGGGAGGAGGTTTGGGGTGGattccaagtgggagattgtgtCTTTTGATCTGGGAAACGAATCTCGTGGGATTGTGAATGAACCGAGCTACTTGGATCGAGGTTTCGTCCCATCTCTTGGGGTGATTGGGGGCAGCCTTTGTGTGATGTGTGATTACCCTAAGATTAGTGTGGATGTGTGGGTTTTGAAGGTGTATGGGGTGAGTGATTCTTGGATGAAGTTGGTGGTGATTCCATATCTTGATGATCCATGGAAAGGTCCCTATTCGACACCTTTGTGTGTTGGAGGGAAGGGTGAGATCTTGTTGGTTTATGGGTCGGGCTTTGTTGTGTATGACGTGAAAGAGGGTTCGTTTAGGCGTCCCAAGATTAGGAATATCGACACTTTTCTTGAGGCTGATGTATATGTTGAAAGTTTAGTATCTATTGATCTTTAG
- the LOC121764003 gene encoding calcium-binding mitochondrial carrier protein SCaMC-1-like, with protein MVKIALLLVILVGEMVFGEIKPKKSNVEQGKDFPFEHLMRFLSHFPKFHVFAQDHKCKDELKVSEGRRAGGGGFFANLRFSRVRGEECCGSTSSDNVDKNELLRANCFKFVTLKELVEHSPPIGGFSKEDHPDDKELLSVQHFFRYTEAQGKRLFHELDRDGDGKVTLEDLEIAMTNRNLPRRYAKEFMKHTRSCLFSKSFGWDEFLSVMEQKETASLRTYTSLRLSKLGMPQKDEILTSLKNAGLSATEDNATAVMHYLNANNKESKSYAHFRSFVMLLPSNDLPEKPRGNSSTRADAFDPPRVEIQRDSVFKTALAGGISCSFSTLLMHPIDTVKTQVQASSALSFIEIMSKLPQLGLRGLYLGSIPAIVGQFLSHGLRTGICEVTKIALINVAPSLPELQVESAGSFLGTFLGTTMRIPCEVLKQRLQAGQFNHVGEALVGTWQQDGLGGFFRGTGMTLCRELPFYVAGSGLYAESKKAVQKLLGRELEAWETVVVGAVSGGLTAVMTTPFDVIKTRMMTALQGEPTTMSVVALSILRHEGPLGLFRGAVPRFFWVAPLGAINFAGYELMRKAMG; from the exons ATGGTAAAGATAGCTCTTTTATTGGTGATTCTAGTGGGAGAGATGGTGTTTGGTGAAATTAAGCCCAAGAAATCGAATGTCGAACAAGGTAAAGATTTCCCTTTTGAGCATTTGATGAGGTTCTTGAGCCATTTCCCAAAATTCCATGTGTTTGCTCAAGATCACAAGTGCAAGGATGAGTTGAAGGTTTCAGAGGGTAGACGAGCAGGCGGGGGTGGATTTTTTGCGAATTTGAGGTTTTCTCGAGTGAGAGGAGAGGAATGTTGTGGTAGTACAAGTAGTGACAACGTTGATAAGAATGAGTTGTTGAGAGCTAATTGTTTCAAATTTGTAACATTGAAAGAATTGGTTGAGCATTCACCTCCAATAGGGGGATTTTCCAAGGAAGATCATCCAGACGACAAGGAGCTTCTCTCGGTGCAGCATTTCTTCAGATACACTGAAGCTCAAG GGAAACGATTATTCCACGAGCTGGACAGAGATGGCGATGGGAAAGTTACCTTGGAAGATCTCGAAATCGCTATGACAAACAGAAACCTGCCTAGGAGATACGCAAAGGAGTTCATGAAGCATACTAGGAGCTGTCTGTTCTCAAAATCTTTTGGATGGGACGAATTCTTATCCGTGATGGAACAGAAAGAAACAGCCTCTCTTCGAACTTATACAAGCCTGCGCTTGAGCAAACTCGGGATGCCCcagaaagatgagattttgacgTCGCTGAAGAATGCAGGACTTTCAGCTACTGAAGATAATGCTACAGCCGTGATGCATTATCTGAATGCAAACAACAAAGAATCTAAATCCTACGCACACTTTCGAAGCTTCGTAATGTTGCTCCCTTCGAATGATCTTCCAGAAAAGCCACG AGGAAACAGCTCCACAAGAGCTGATGCTTTTGATCCCCCTCGAGTTGAAATACAAAGGGATAGTGTTTTCAAAACAGCATTGGCTGGAGGAATTTCGTGTTCATTCTCTACGCTTTTAATGCATCCCATCGATACGGTTAAG ACGCAAGTTCAAGCTTCGTCTGCACTATCCTTCATAGAGATTATGTCGAAGCTCCCTCAGCTTGGACTCCGCGGATTATACTTGGGATCCATCCCAGCTATAGTAGGCCAATTTTTGAG CCATGGCTTGCGAACTGGAATCTGCGAAGTGACCAAGATCGCCTTGATAAACGTCGCACCTTCACTTCCAGAATTACAG GTGGAATCTGCGGGGTCGTTCTTGGGGACTTTTCTGGGAACAACGATGCGAATTCCATGTGAGGTGCTGAAGCAAAGGTTACAGGCGGGCCAGTTCAACCACGTCGGGGAGGCTCTGGTCGGAACCTGGCAGCAGGACGGTCTAGGCGGCTTTTTTCGCGGCACTGGCATGACTCTCTGTCGAGAGCTACCGTTCTACGTTGCTGGATCCGGCCTCTATGCCGAATCGAAGAAG GCGGTCCAGAAGCTTCTGGGACGGGAGCTGGAGGCTTGGGAGACCGTCGTGGTCGGAGCCGTATCGGGCGGACTAACCGCCGTCATGACGACTCCGTTTGACGTGATCAAGACGAGGATGATGACGGCTCTCCAAGGAGAGCCGACGACGATGTCTGTCGTTGCGCTCTCCATCTTGCGCCATGAGGGGCCCCTTGGGTTGTTCCGAGGGGCCGTTCCGCGCTTCTTCTGGGTGGCTCCGCTCGGGGCCATCAACTTCGCCGGCTACGAGCTCATGAGAAAGGCCATGGGCTAA